In Kiritimatiellaceae bacterium, the genomic window GGCTGGATACCGTAACACTTCCCTATGGAATATCCTGGGCTTCGATCCGCAAAAACCGGAACTCGCATTTGATCAGGGCGACAATTTTTCGCTGGCCAGCCACCACGTTGCCACGCAAACGGCGCCGAATCGTTTCCGTATAGACGGGAAATGGATCACCGTCCCGAAACCGGGCCAGCGGGCTTTGCTCATGCAGGGCGACCGGATTGCCCCGGCTGTTTTTATGGATCGCTGTCAGGATACATTGATCGAAAACGTAACGATTCACCATGCGCCGGGTATGGGATTTCTCGGCCAGATGTGTCGCAACACGGCTCTGAGCCGCTGCAAGGTGGTTCCTTCCGGCGACCGCATTTTTTCAACCTGGGTTGACGCTTCACATTTTACCGATTGCGACGGACGGCTCGATATCTGCGGATGCGAATTCAGCGGGCAATGCGATGATGCCGGCAACATACACGGAGCCTACTGGGCGGTTGCCGAACGGATTGACGACCGCACAATTCTGGCGGAAGTCCGCCATACGCAACAGCGCGGCGTGGCCATGCTCAAGTCCGGCGACATCGCGGCATTCCACAACCGCGCCAACCTCGCCGGCCTGATACATAGAAACGTAGTTGAGGTTTCTCCCATCAACCTGGTCATCACAAAAATCGTGTTCGACGGGCCGGTACCGGACTGCCCCGAAATGGCGATCCGGCGCCATTGCCCGGATTTTGAAGTCAACGTGACGGATTGTAAGTTCGGCCCCAACCGCGGACGCGGATTATTACTTTCCGTTCCCGGAAAAGTTCGCGTTGAGCGCAACATCATCCATTCCTCCTGTTCGGGGGTTTTGGTCGAAAGTGACTGCAACTACTGGTGGGAATCCGGCCCGCTCACCGATCTGCTGGTGAGCAACAATATTTTTGAGAGTTGCTGCTATGGTCAATCAGGCTCCGCTGTTATCCATGTATCGCCTAAAGTGCAGAACCCTGAAGGGGCCCCGCCGGTTCACCGTAATCTGCGTTTTTCGGATAACCGCTTTATTCTCTGCCGCGCTCCGCTGTTGCACGCCGATTTTGTTGATGGTCTCGTATTTGAACGGAACACGGTCGAATGGTCGGCGAACTATCCGTGTGAATGCGCAACTCCAACTATAAAACTTGGAGCATGTCTGCCTGGCGCCAGAATTCAACCCCTGAACGAATAAGACGGCGGGCGCTTGCCAAAGCTGATTTTTTCACGCTTCGCGGACAACGACTTCCCGCATAAACGGGTTCATGAGTTGTTCAATGCGGCGGCGACTGGTAACCGATGGAATAAGAACTTCCATCCTGATCTGTTCCTGTAAAAAATTGCTGTTAAAAACAGGAGCAGAAGGGCACAATAAAAACGTTGTAAACGGGTGTGAGGTACCAATAATGAAAACGGGGTTGAAAATATTAGGGTTGCTTGTGCTGACATTTTCCGCCGTACATGCTGAGAATTCTGATTATTATTACACGACCAATAGCGGAACGATCACAATTACCCAATACATCGGCACCAATGAAGTGGTTATTGTTCCGGCTACGATTAATGGCCTGCCGGTTACAGATATCGGGAATTATGCGTTTCAGTACTACGGCGTGATGACTGACTTAACAATTCCTGACAGCGTCGTTAATATAGGAACCGAGGCATTCTATGGATGTGGTTTTTTGACCCGCCTCGTGATCGGACAAAGCGTTGTCAGCATCGGGGAGTCGGCGTTTAACCGTTGCGACAACCTGCCAATCCTTGATATTCCCGACAGTGTCACCAGCATCGGGTTTTCAGCATTCTACTACTGTAACGCGTTGACCAATGCAACGGTCGGTTCTGGGGTCATCAGCATCGACGGATCGGCGTTTGAGGAGTGTTCCCGCCTGTCGGGTATCTATTTTCGGGGGAATGCCCCGACGGCTGGTGAAAATATATTTGCCAATGACAATGACGCGACAGTCTATCGTTTATCTGAAGCCACTGGCTGGCCGACTGTTCCGGACGTTTGGGGCGGACGGCCGACCGCTCTGTGGGCGTCGCAGAATGCAGATGGAGATGCGGATACAGACGGAATTCCTGATGCATGGGAGCAGCAGTACTTTGGCGGGATAACGAACGCCAATCCGGTTTCAATCTGCTCTAACGGAATCAACACCGTAATTGAAGCCTACGTTGCCGGACTCAACCCGAATGACCCGCAGAGTGTACTTCGCATATCGGCCTCCTTTTCTGGGGAAGTAATCGGATGGAATGCTGCATCCGGCCGTGTGTATTCAGTTTACTGGACAACCAATCTGATGAACGGGTTTCAATCTTTGGCGACCAATATTCTTTGGACGCAGGGAAACTATACCAACTCAAATATCACTTCTCGCGGCTATTATCGGGTGAATGTTCGGCTTGCGAATTGATTCTCAATCGGCCTGACATGAGAGGTCTGGGGCGTGTCATAAATTAAGCCAGATGAGTGTCCGTCAAACCGGGGTTGCTTCATCCAAAGAAAGAAAAACTAACCGTGCTGGACTCTCATTAGACCCTGTCCAGTCCATGGGGCAGGTCAAAGAACCCTCCAAAAAAAGAGGAATCCTGCTCTATCTTTCGTTAAAAACGAAGACTTTCTTATTAATTAATGACACGCCCTAAAACAGAAGGCAGGACTGTCGGCGAAATACCGGTCGGATACTCTGCGGGTTTTCCGCTATACAACAGAGTCCTTTCCTTCGTACCATGACGGCATAAACAAATGGCAAAGAAACCGGTCATCCTTTTTGCGATTAACGGGCTCGGCATGGGCAACAGCACGCGTTGCCATGTAATTATTCAGCGTTTGATCGCCGAAGCTGAAGTACACATCATTACTTCCGGAAACGGAATTTTCTTTTTTAATGATCGCCCCGGCATTGCCTCTCTCACCGCCACGCCGCCGCTGGCCTACGCTTTTTCCGGCGACGGCGTGAAT contains:
- a CDS encoding leucine-rich repeat domain-containing protein, translating into MKTGLKILGLLVLTFSAVHAENSDYYYTTNSGTITITQYIGTNEVVIVPATINGLPVTDIGNYAFQYYGVMTDLTIPDSVVNIGTEAFYGCGFLTRLVIGQSVVSIGESAFNRCDNLPILDIPDSVTSIGFSAFYYCNALTNATVGSGVISIDGSAFEECSRLSGIYFRGNAPTAGENIFANDNDATVYRLSEATGWPTVPDVWGGRPTALWASQNADGDADTDGIPDAWEQQYFGGITNANPVSICSNGINTVIEAYVAGLNPNDPQSVLRISASFSGEVIGWNAASGRVYSVYWTTNLMNGFQSLATNILWTQGNYTNSNITSRGYYRVNVRLAN